Genomic segment of Paucidesulfovibrio longus DSM 6739:
GCGCACATTCCCAATCAGCCGAGAGCGGAGGTGGAGTCATGCTGAGAGAGATGATCGAGTACATCGCCAAATCGTTGGTCGACAATCCTGACGAAGTCGTTGTCTCGGAAATCGAGGGCGAGCAGACATCTGTTATTGAACTCAAGGTCGCCAAAGAGGATCTTGGCAAGGTCATCGGCAAGCAGGGACGCACGGCCAGAGCCATGCGCACGCTCCTGAGCGCCGTCTCCACCAAGGCGCACAAGCGCTCCGTGCTGGAGATTCTCGAGTAGCCGCCAACAACGGGTTTGCGCATACATGACTGATCCCACTGCCGCGGACCGCGAACTGGTCCTGGTGGGCAAGGTGATCAAGCCGCACGGAATTCGCGGGGAGATCTGCGTGGAAAGCTACGCGGACTCCCCTGCTTTATTCTTCGGCCTGGACGCCGTGCTCCTGGGAACCGGGCGCGGGAAACCGACCCGCTTCGAGATTCGCGCCGTGCGCGAGCACAAGGACCGCCTCCTGCTGACCTTCGCCGGAGTCGCGGACAGGAACCGGGCCGAAGAACTTCGCGGCCGGGACGTCTACGTGCGCGAGGGCGAGCTTCCCGAACTGGACGACGACGAGTACTACCTGCGCGACCT
This window contains:
- a CDS encoding KH domain-containing protein, with the protein product MLREMIEYIAKSLVDNPDEVVVSEIEGEQTSVIELKVAKEDLGKVIGKQGRTARAMRTLLSAVSTKAHKRSVLEILE
- the rimM gene encoding ribosome maturation factor RimM (Essential for efficient processing of 16S rRNA), yielding MTDPTAADRELVLVGKVIKPHGIRGEICVESYADSPALFFGLDAVLLGTGRGKPTRFEIRAVREHKDRLLLTFAGVADRNRAEELRGRDVYVREGELPELDDDEYYLRDLLGMDVLLEDGSRLGVLENFLETSGQIVWSIRHDSGKEILLPAVREFLVDLDEDAGVVTVAPPEGLVEMYLAFDGERKGKS